The proteins below come from a single Streptomyces sp. SCSIO 75703 genomic window:
- a CDS encoding TOMM precursor leader peptide-binding protein codes for MTADLVGAPAVGAEPRDAACRRFARDLRRALAELAGDPERPLPEVAVAALGVRDAFAEPPVADRSALPVHLYGRHALVGPWPGGTAPGQAAGEPGRQDVGGRPGCATCLRRRWQGVRSVGLREGLELRGGTRESGPWPYGVPFAAQAVAALIARIGAGPRTDTGPFPDVWLVDLNDLTVRHHPLVPEPDCPGCGTPEPLTAASAALALGPAPKYRPGVSRVRPLDAYGLPVDAFANPHWGAVGPSVVCDVTSPTTSATVGCFSSRSGDYLRETFWGGHADSYHDSTRIGVLEGLERFAGMRARGREVTLTATLDELGPDAVDPRETGLYTDAFHRANPWVPPFAPDRPVPWVWGWSLRDARPRPVPEVLAYYHKPGIEHRFVQESSNGCASGGSLEEAVLGGLMEVVERDAFLLAWHGRQPLPEIDPSSSADPHTRIMVERMALYGYRARFFDTRITFPVPVVTGVAERFDGGPGRMCFGAGAALDPEAALAAALCEIATDSVQLLQRFERDEAAYRAMAEDHEKITSLHDHPLVYAVPEMGRHADFLLRPAAPPGTRSVADLRWAKADGSGPDVRDDLLAAAGAVISAGFDVVVVDQTAPEQRALGLHTVKVLVPGLLPLDFGWTRQRARHLPRTRTALREAGLRPDDLTESGLHPGPHPFP; via the coding sequence ATGACCGCTGACCTCGTCGGCGCGCCGGCCGTCGGCGCGGAGCCCCGGGACGCGGCCTGCCGCCGCTTCGCGCGGGACCTGCGCCGCGCCCTGGCGGAGCTGGCGGGCGATCCGGAACGCCCGCTGCCCGAGGTCGCCGTGGCGGCGCTCGGCGTGCGGGACGCCTTCGCCGAGCCCCCGGTCGCGGACCGTTCGGCGCTCCCGGTGCATCTGTACGGACGGCACGCGCTGGTCGGCCCGTGGCCCGGCGGGACGGCTCCCGGCCAAGCCGCCGGGGAGCCCGGCCGTCAGGACGTCGGCGGACGTCCCGGCTGCGCCACCTGCCTGCGCAGGCGCTGGCAGGGCGTGCGCTCGGTCGGCCTGCGGGAGGGGCTCGAACTGCGGGGCGGCACACGGGAGTCGGGCCCCTGGCCCTACGGGGTGCCGTTCGCGGCGCAGGCCGTCGCCGCGCTGATCGCCCGCATCGGCGCCGGGCCCCGTACGGACACCGGGCCCTTCCCCGACGTGTGGCTGGTCGACCTCAACGACCTGACGGTACGTCACCACCCGCTGGTGCCCGAGCCGGACTGCCCCGGCTGCGGCACCCCGGAGCCCCTGACCGCCGCGTCGGCCGCGCTCGCCCTCGGCCCCGCGCCCAAGTACCGGCCCGGGGTGAGCCGGGTCCGGCCCCTGGACGCGTACGGCCTGCCGGTGGACGCCTTCGCCAACCCGCACTGGGGCGCGGTCGGCCCCTCGGTGGTGTGCGACGTGACCTCGCCGACCACCTCGGCCACGGTGGGCTGCTTCTCCAGCCGCTCCGGCGACTACCTGCGGGAGACGTTCTGGGGCGGGCACGCCGACAGCTACCACGACAGCACCCGGATCGGCGTCCTGGAGGGGCTGGAGCGCTTCGCCGGGATGCGCGCCCGGGGCCGCGAGGTCACCCTGACCGCCACGCTGGACGAGCTGGGGCCGGACGCCGTCGACCCGCGCGAGACCGGCCTGTACACCGACGCCTTCCACCGGGCCAACCCGTGGGTGCCGCCGTTCGCCCCGGACCGGCCGGTCCCCTGGGTGTGGGGGTGGTCGCTGCGCGACGCGCGCCCCCGCCCCGTACCCGAGGTCCTCGCCTATTACCACAAGCCGGGCATCGAGCACCGGTTCGTGCAGGAGAGCTCCAACGGCTGTGCCTCCGGCGGCAGCCTGGAGGAGGCCGTGCTCGGCGGGCTGATGGAGGTGGTGGAGCGGGACGCGTTCCTGCTCGCCTGGCACGGCCGGCAGCCGCTGCCGGAGATCGACCCGTCGAGCAGCGCCGACCCGCACACGCGGATCATGGTCGAGCGGATGGCCCTCTACGGGTACCGGGCCCGGTTCTTCGACACCCGGATCACCTTCCCCGTGCCGGTGGTCACCGGGGTCGCCGAGCGGTTCGACGGCGGGCCCGGCCGGATGTGCTTCGGCGCGGGGGCGGCACTCGACCCGGAGGCCGCGCTCGCCGCCGCCCTGTGCGAGATCGCCACCGACTCGGTGCAACTCCTCCAGCGCTTCGAGCGTGACGAGGCCGCGTACCGGGCCATGGCCGAGGACCACGAGAAGATCACCAGCCTGCACGACCACCCGCTGGTCTACGCCGTGCCCGAGATGGGCCGTCACGCGGACTTCCTGCTCCGCCCCGCCGCGCCGCCCGGCACCAGGAGCGTGGCCGACCTGCGCTGGGCGAAGGCCGACGGCTCCGGACCGGACGTACGGGACGACCTGCTCGCCGCGGCCGGCGCCGTGATCTCCGCCGGGTTCGACGTGGTCGTCGTCGACCAGACCGCGCCCGAGCAGCGCGCCCTCGGCCTGCACACCGTGAAGGTGCTGGTGCCGGGGCTGCTCCCGCTCGACTTCGGCTGGACCCGGCAGCGCGCCCGGCACCTGCCCCGCACCCGCACCGCGCTGCGCGAGGCGGGGCTGCGGCCGGACGACCTGACCGAGTCCGGTCTCCACCCCGGCCCGCACCCCTTCCCGTGA
- a CDS encoding nitroreductase family protein → MGYAHEYAHAVLHRGRVPMEPTDHVVNWADGPRKGKFYPDAEAFALPGTEDLPDVPVAPGLLPGTGPAEPDGEGAGFGLPLLSAMLRDSYGLTGRRLGVQANTDLAGLPFYPHANWSRGTAGGGGLYPVTVHWASGPSGPLTPGLHHYDVQRHALQRLLVGDVTGLVRDALGPDAPADALDTDQYLILGVKYWQNSFKYNSFSFHVVCTDVGTLVQTWRIWGAARGLRIAPVLWFDEPRLNRLLGVPGEQEAVFAVVPLRWERRGRAEAPAVPATRPGPDPRVLHRDAERSRVLRDFDALSAMHAATLEGAAERPAPGAPAAAAALPDDGTGVRVALPTPAFPETGLRRTLRERRSSFGRFDARRQVGTQPLSAVLAACARTRLAGDTDPAGAVRLARMYVFVNHVEGVEQGAYAYDPDRGDLRLVAAGAQGTFLQENYFLANYNLEQAGAVLVPTVRTTAVLDALGDRGYRLAVGTAGAVAQSFYLAAAAVGLGAGVALGFDNVSYVERLALDGGDEAPLLVMALGHERPAPADFRHEIA, encoded by the coding sequence ATGGGGTACGCCCATGAGTACGCGCACGCCGTGCTGCACCGCGGCCGCGTCCCGATGGAACCCACCGACCACGTCGTGAACTGGGCCGACGGCCCGCGCAAGGGCAAGTTCTACCCGGACGCCGAGGCGTTCGCCCTGCCCGGCACCGAGGACCTGCCCGACGTCCCGGTCGCCCCGGGCCTGCTGCCGGGCACCGGGCCGGCGGAACCGGACGGCGAGGGGGCCGGGTTCGGGCTGCCGCTGCTGTCGGCGATGCTCCGGGACTCCTACGGCCTGACCGGGCGCCGGCTCGGCGTGCAGGCCAACACCGACCTCGCCGGACTGCCGTTCTACCCGCACGCCAACTGGTCGCGCGGCACGGCGGGCGGCGGCGGCCTCTACCCGGTCACCGTGCACTGGGCGTCGGGCCCCTCCGGCCCGCTCACCCCGGGGCTGCACCACTACGACGTCCAACGGCACGCCCTGCAACGGCTCCTCGTCGGCGACGTCACCGGCCTGGTCCGCGACGCGCTCGGCCCGGACGCGCCCGCCGACGCCCTCGACACCGACCAGTACCTGATCCTCGGCGTCAAGTACTGGCAGAACTCCTTCAAGTACAACAGCTTCTCCTTCCACGTGGTCTGCACGGACGTCGGCACGCTGGTGCAGACGTGGCGGATCTGGGGCGCCGCGCGGGGTCTGCGGATCGCGCCGGTGCTCTGGTTCGACGAGCCCCGCCTGAACCGGCTGCTGGGCGTGCCGGGCGAGCAGGAGGCGGTGTTCGCGGTGGTACCGCTGCGCTGGGAGCGGCGCGGGCGGGCCGAGGCGCCCGCGGTCCCGGCCACCCGGCCCGGCCCGGACCCCCGGGTGCTCCACCGGGACGCCGAACGCTCACGGGTCCTGCGGGACTTCGACGCGCTGAGCGCGATGCACGCCGCGACCCTGGAGGGCGCCGCCGAGCGGCCCGCCCCCGGCGCGCCGGCCGCCGCGGCGGCTCTCCCCGACGACGGCACCGGGGTCCGCGTGGCCCTGCCCACACCGGCCTTCCCGGAGACCGGCCTGCGCCGCACGCTGCGCGAACGCCGGTCCAGCTTCGGCCGGTTCGACGCCCGCCGGCAGGTCGGCACCCAACCGCTGTCGGCGGTGCTCGCGGCCTGCGCCCGGACCCGGCTGGCGGGCGACACCGACCCGGCCGGCGCGGTGCGCCTCGCCCGGATGTACGTCTTCGTCAACCACGTCGAGGGCGTGGAGCAGGGCGCGTACGCCTACGACCCCGACCGGGGCGACCTGCGTCTGGTCGCCGCCGGGGCGCAGGGCACGTTCCTCCAGGAGAACTACTTCCTGGCCAACTACAACCTGGAGCAGGCCGGGGCGGTCCTGGTGCCCACCGTGCGGACCACGGCCGTGCTGGACGCCCTGGGCGACCGCGGCTACCGGCTCGCCGTGGGCACCGCCGGGGCCGTCGCCCAGAGCTTCTACCTGGCGGCGGCCGCCGTGGGGCTGGGCGCCGGGGTGGCGCTCGGCTTCGACAACGTCTCGTACGTCGAACGGCTCGCCCTGGACGGCGGCGACGAGGCCCCGCTGCTCGTGATGGCCCTCGGCCACGAACGGCCGGCGCCCGCCGACTTCCGCCACGAGATCGCCTGA
- a CDS encoding lantibiotic dehydratase, translated as MTTTDSAPADTPARADDARWEVGRRFLLRAAGLPVEAVHPLRRPRARRWADAVLDEEERLRAAGADLSDLLHSLVRSTTGRDEDRDGAAARRGLLALRRQVFNNRLPADPEAAARLVAGRDPEAGRRTAEWLRDRARLEELRAEGAALMADELRESRRALRKVLADDRLRHGLLLASPALDGRLDAYLRDTADRPANRLRKIERSALTYLYRTALKTSPFSTFTGIGLGTFAGAASDGPAALDAGERWVSRVRLNVVALARLTELITADPELRRDLPVVLSPGWGRDADRIRYVRHVTTAGDDRAAVTFDAVRDRLFFLRSSGTLERLLDWLGGHRTPVRHRELVDWLEAEHDAGREACERYASALLDLGMVQVPVLRPDVHDRDPLDAYRSALRTLGADWADRLAALLDGPAGCLARYPRAGVAERRALLSTLRARLLDAQREVGAREPTLPQTLVYEDVSVGEDLVCGPGVLGGETGRALRAVEGVLPLFDLTLPQRITLLGFFLARYGRGGRCEDLLGLVHDFHEDFFDQYVSFTAKRGSFAEDGSYLPEENWLGQEEMRTLDRARRRFHGGMRALWEEAAGRGSEEIELPAALLSGTAGELAPLTGHFVPQSHHIQLSRPPGDRPLVVLNKSYGGVAFPFSRFTHLYDAPAPSGDGDGDGAGDAVPPGLSEALRGELAARCPEGAVLAEVTGGPVSSNLNLHGRLTGHQIVCPGETSTVPEEAQIHLDDLYVEHDERAGRLVLRSRRLDREVVPVYLGYLVPIALPEIPRTLLLLSPSTMAPLDVWAGVPEGASRDGVTHRPRVRHGDVVVSRRSWTADAEALPAGPPGAGEAEQYLGLRRWQRAHGLPDRCFATVSRPGRGPAGAKPVHVDFDSPLSLSVLDALVEREPGNRVTFREMLPAEDGLHLTSPHGRHVAELAVETYTDRQLPAPAPQSVPEVAPSCPN; from the coding sequence ATGACCACCACAGACTCCGCCCCCGCGGACACGCCCGCCCGCGCCGACGACGCCCGCTGGGAGGTCGGCCGGCGGTTCCTGCTGCGCGCGGCCGGGCTGCCCGTCGAGGCCGTGCACCCCCTGCGCCGCCCCCGCGCCCGCCGCTGGGCCGACGCCGTCCTGGACGAGGAGGAGCGGCTGCGGGCCGCCGGAGCGGACCTCAGCGACCTGCTGCACTCCCTCGTCAGGTCGACCACCGGCCGCGACGAGGACCGGGACGGCGCCGCCGCCCGCCGCGGACTGCTCGCGCTGCGGCGGCAGGTCTTCAACAACCGGCTCCCGGCCGACCCGGAGGCCGCCGCCCGCCTCGTGGCCGGGCGGGACCCGGAGGCCGGCCGGCGCACCGCCGAGTGGCTGCGCGACCGGGCCCGGCTGGAGGAACTGCGGGCCGAGGGCGCCGCGCTGATGGCAGACGAACTGCGGGAGAGCAGGCGGGCGTTGCGGAAGGTGCTGGCCGACGACCGGCTGCGCCACGGGCTGCTGCTCGCCTCCCCCGCGCTGGACGGGCGGCTCGACGCCTACCTGCGCGACACCGCCGACCGCCCGGCCAACCGGCTGCGCAAGATCGAGCGTTCGGCGCTCACGTACCTGTACCGCACGGCCCTGAAGACCAGCCCCTTCAGCACCTTCACCGGCATCGGGCTCGGCACCTTCGCGGGCGCGGCGTCCGACGGCCCGGCCGCGCTCGACGCCGGAGAGCGGTGGGTGAGCCGGGTGCGGCTCAACGTGGTGGCGCTGGCCCGGCTGACCGAGCTGATCACCGCCGACCCGGAGTTGCGCCGGGACCTGCCGGTGGTGCTCTCCCCGGGCTGGGGCCGCGACGCCGACCGCATCCGCTACGTGCGGCACGTGACGACCGCGGGCGACGACCGGGCCGCCGTCACCTTCGACGCGGTCCGCGACCGGCTGTTCTTCCTGCGCAGCAGCGGCACCCTGGAACGGCTCCTCGACTGGCTCGGCGGGCACCGGACGCCGGTGCGCCACCGGGAACTGGTCGACTGGCTGGAGGCCGAGCACGACGCCGGGCGCGAGGCGTGCGAGCGGTACGCGTCCGCCCTGCTGGACCTCGGCATGGTGCAGGTGCCGGTGCTCCGCCCGGACGTGCACGACCGCGACCCGCTCGACGCCTACCGGTCGGCGCTGCGCACGCTCGGCGCCGACTGGGCCGACCGGCTCGCCGCGCTGCTGGACGGCCCCGCCGGCTGCCTCGCCCGCTACCCGCGGGCCGGGGTCGCCGAGCGGCGCGCGCTGCTGAGCACCCTGCGCGCCCGGCTCCTGGACGCGCAGCGCGAGGTGGGCGCCCGGGAACCGACGCTGCCGCAGACCCTGGTGTACGAGGACGTCAGCGTGGGCGAGGACCTGGTGTGCGGTCCCGGCGTGCTGGGCGGGGAGACGGGCCGGGCGCTGCGGGCGGTCGAGGGCGTCCTGCCGCTGTTCGACCTGACCCTGCCGCAGCGGATCACCCTGCTCGGCTTCTTCCTCGCCCGCTACGGCCGCGGCGGGCGGTGCGAGGACCTGCTGGGCCTCGTCCACGACTTCCACGAGGACTTCTTCGACCAGTACGTGTCGTTCACCGCCAAGCGGGGCTCCTTCGCCGAGGACGGCTCCTACCTGCCGGAGGAGAACTGGCTCGGCCAGGAGGAGATGCGCACCCTCGACCGGGCCCGCCGCCGCTTCCACGGCGGTATGCGCGCCCTGTGGGAGGAGGCGGCCGGCCGCGGCAGCGAGGAGATCGAGCTGCCGGCGGCGCTGCTCTCCGGTACGGCCGGCGAACTCGCCCCGCTCACCGGGCACTTCGTACCGCAGAGCCACCACATCCAGCTCTCCCGCCCGCCCGGTGACCGGCCCCTGGTCGTGCTCAACAAGTCCTACGGCGGGGTGGCCTTCCCCTTCAGCCGCTTCACCCACCTCTACGACGCCCCGGCCCCGTCCGGGGACGGGGATGGGGACGGGGCCGGGGACGCGGTGCCGCCGGGCCTCTCCGAGGCGCTGCGCGGGGAACTGGCCGCCCGCTGCCCCGAGGGCGCCGTGCTCGCGGAGGTCACCGGCGGCCCGGTCAGCAGCAACCTCAACCTGCACGGGCGGCTCACCGGCCACCAGATCGTCTGCCCCGGCGAGACCAGCACCGTGCCCGAGGAGGCGCAGATCCACCTCGACGACCTGTACGTCGAGCACGACGAGCGGGCCGGCCGCCTGGTGCTGCGCTCCCGGCGCCTGGACCGCGAGGTCGTGCCGGTCTACCTCGGCTACCTCGTGCCGATCGCGCTCCCGGAGATCCCCCGCACCCTGCTCCTGCTCTCGCCCTCCACCATGGCTCCCCTGGACGTGTGGGCCGGGGTCCCCGAGGGCGCCTCCCGGGACGGCGTCACCCACCGCCCCCGGGTACGGCACGGCGACGTCGTCGTGAGCAGGCGGAGCTGGACGGCCGACGCAGAGGCCCTGCCGGCCGGACCGCCCGGCGCCGGCGAGGCGGAGCAGTACCTGGGCCTGCGGCGCTGGCAGCGCGCCCACGGCCTGCCCGACCGCTGCTTCGCCACCGTCTCCCGGCCCGGCCGGGGGCCGGCCGGCGCCAAGCCCGTCCACGTCGACTTCGACAGCCCGCTCTCCCTGTCCGTCCTCGACGCGCTGGTGGAACGCGAGCCGGGCAACCGGGTGACCTTCCGCGAGATGCTCCCCGCCGAGGACGGACTCCACCTCACCTCACCCCACGGCCGGCACGTCGCCGAACTCGCCGTCGAGACCTACACCGACCGTCAACTCCCCGCTCCCGCACCGCAGTCCGTCCCGGAGGTCGCCCCGTCATGCCCGAACTGA
- a CDS encoding lantibiotic dehydratase C-terminal domain-containing protein codes for MPELTEPAAFRPAPGTTASPWLALHVFYAANPQPLLVNCVRPLVDRLTEDGLLSGYFFINYWLEGPHVRLRLRPSGPDAEAEVRRRAEDAIGSFLTTRPALYEVDSGFLKDFYNALFDIEFPGEDRDAYMGADGRMNLRPNNSFSHEVYAPEYAKYGGPAGVDLAEWHFRHSSDLVLEAYRSMNLHLRTVLLGTSAQLMMVMASCFLPEEDRLADYLDSYYAFWHRLFPGTGFIGSTEYEKTYERMAPSLGARFARLREAVASGDLSRLPAFLRRWAEHCLELRERVADLTERGELAFPAWEGPAREDSGQQRTEDADAAPLVTVTHLPAVLPRLLSPYMHMTNNRLHVTIRDEAYLAFVLGRVLREPVAGRNAS; via the coding sequence ATGCCCGAACTGACCGAGCCCGCCGCCTTCCGGCCCGCCCCGGGCACGACCGCCTCGCCCTGGCTGGCCCTGCACGTCTTCTACGCCGCCAACCCCCAGCCCCTGCTGGTAAACTGCGTGCGCCCGCTGGTCGACCGGCTCACCGAGGACGGCCTGCTGTCCGGCTACTTCTTCATCAATTACTGGCTGGAGGGCCCGCACGTAAGGCTCCGCCTGCGCCCGAGCGGCCCCGACGCCGAGGCCGAGGTGCGCCGCCGCGCCGAGGACGCCATCGGCTCCTTCCTCACCACCCGCCCCGCCCTCTACGAGGTCGACTCGGGTTTCCTCAAGGACTTCTACAACGCCCTGTTCGACATCGAGTTCCCCGGCGAGGACCGGGACGCCTACATGGGCGCGGACGGCCGCATGAACCTCAGACCCAACAACTCCTTCTCCCACGAGGTCTACGCACCCGAGTACGCCAAGTACGGCGGGCCGGCCGGCGTGGACCTCGCCGAATGGCACTTCCGGCACTCCAGCGACCTGGTCCTGGAGGCGTACCGGAGCATGAACCTGCACCTGCGCACGGTGCTGCTCGGCACCTCCGCCCAGCTCATGATGGTGATGGCGAGCTGCTTCCTGCCCGAGGAGGACCGGCTCGCCGACTACCTGGACTCCTACTACGCCTTCTGGCACCGGCTCTTCCCGGGCACCGGCTTCATCGGCTCCACCGAGTACGAGAAGACCTACGAGAGGATGGCGCCCTCCCTCGGCGCGCGCTTCGCCCGGCTGCGGGAGGCGGTGGCGAGCGGCGACCTGTCCCGGCTGCCCGCCTTCCTGCGCCGCTGGGCCGAACACTGTCTCGAACTCCGGGAACGGGTGGCCGACTTGACCGAGCGGGGCGAACTGGCCTTCCCCGCCTGGGAGGGGCCCGCCCGCGAGGACAGCGGACAGCAGCGGACCGAGGACGCCGACGCGGCCCCGCTGGTCACCGTCACCCACCTGCCGGCGGTGCTGCCCCGCCTGCTCTCGCCGTACATGCACATGACCAACAACCGGCTGCACGTGACGATCCGGGACGAGGCGTACCTCGCCTTCGTCCTCGGCCGTGTGCTGCGCGAGCCGGTCGCCGGACGGAACGCCTCATGA
- a CDS encoding M50 family metallopeptidase produces MSTAGHTDPDHAPTPAPAPDGAPAPATGPDPAPRPADGPSADRPDGRSAGRSAALRAYRPALRPGVLIGPALLRGPRTVHLIKHPVSGAAFEVGPKEHFVISRLDGSRTLDDVVTAYADRFRRRLPEEQWTRLLGLLGTRGLLAGSPDPAPPERTPAPANTFWKGSRRTVADAHATAGRLHRLLRPLLHRWVQLPLLAAVLVMTGAVLADPPALLDGTRELLGRPLALVPFAVFLWISVCLHELAHGVAARHYGGKVTEIGLRWRFPALMMYCTVDNYLFLPGRRAKLVVAAAGAHANLLLLLPFGAWWALLDPADPVRPLLTGMLFVGIVQALSNLVPLPPLDGYRILGHTLDTANLAPETRTYLALRRRGRDAVSAYPPRARRLYTSYAVTAAALVLLAAAGSVTAVVLLVLH; encoded by the coding sequence ATGAGCACCGCCGGCCACACCGACCCCGACCACGCGCCCACCCCGGCGCCCGCCCCCGACGGCGCCCCCGCCCCGGCGACCGGCCCGGACCCCGCGCCCCGGCCCGCCGACGGCCCCTCCGCCGACCGCCCCGACGGCCGTTCCGCCGGCCGTTCCGCCGCGCTGCGTGCCTACCGGCCCGCCCTGCGCCCCGGGGTGCTCATCGGCCCGGCCCTGCTGCGCGGACCGCGCACCGTGCACCTCATCAAGCACCCGGTGAGCGGCGCCGCCTTCGAGGTCGGCCCCAAGGAGCACTTCGTCATCAGCCGCCTCGACGGCAGCCGCACCCTGGACGACGTCGTGACCGCGTACGCGGACCGGTTCCGCCGCCGGCTGCCCGAGGAGCAGTGGACCCGGCTGCTCGGACTGCTCGGCACCCGGGGCCTGCTCGCCGGCTCCCCCGACCCGGCCCCGCCCGAGCGGACCCCGGCCCCCGCCAACACCTTCTGGAAGGGCAGCCGCCGCACCGTCGCCGACGCGCACGCCACCGCGGGGCGCCTGCACCGGCTGCTGCGCCCGCTGCTCCACCGGTGGGTCCAGCTCCCCCTGCTGGCGGCCGTCCTGGTGATGACCGGCGCCGTCCTCGCCGATCCGCCGGCGCTGCTCGACGGCACCCGGGAACTGCTCGGCCGGCCGCTCGCGCTGGTGCCGTTCGCCGTGTTCCTCTGGATCAGCGTCTGCCTGCACGAACTCGCCCACGGCGTCGCCGCCCGGCACTACGGCGGCAAGGTCACCGAAATCGGGCTGCGCTGGCGCTTCCCGGCGCTCATGATGTACTGCACGGTCGACAACTACCTGTTCCTGCCCGGCCGCCGGGCCAAACTGGTGGTCGCCGCCGCGGGCGCCCACGCCAACCTGCTGCTCCTGCTCCCCTTCGGGGCGTGGTGGGCGCTGCTGGACCCGGCCGACCCCGTCCGGCCGCTCCTGACCGGCATGCTCTTCGTCGGCATCGTCCAGGCCCTCAGCAACCTGGTGCCACTGCCGCCGCTGGACGGCTACCGCATCCTCGGCCACACCCTCGACACCGCCAACCTCGCCCCCGAGACCCGCACCTACCTCGCGCTGCGCCGGCGCGGACGCGACGCCGTATCCGCCTACCCGCCGCGCGCCCGCCGCCTCTACACGTCCTACGCCGTCACCGCCGCCGCCCTCGTGCTGCTCGCCGCGGCCGGCTCCGTCACCGCCGTCGTCCTGCTCGTCCTGCACTGA
- a CDS encoding ABC transporter ATP-binding protein, giving the protein MSSTSPTAGAASEPAVSVTGVTKSYGGRRAVDGVSLDVRRGEFFGLLGPNGAGKSTLVEIMEGLRQADSGEVAVLGESPWPRNTGLLPRMGVQTQSSAFFVRQTVHEHLRTVAALFGADRAAVDSTLEAVGLGDRHGVRVDSLSGGQRQRLAIASALVHGPELIFLDEPTAALDPAGRRDLWEVLRGLKARGRTIVYTTHHLDEAEALCDRVGILVSGRLVVTDEPQRLIGTFGAGSRLLVPLGRIDEERAAALPGVDAVSVQGGHLVLETRATGRVLAALDPLTGLDGVQTRTPSLEDVYLDITTRPTGTPLAPNHQEQQA; this is encoded by the coding sequence ATGAGCTCCACCTCCCCCACCGCCGGGGCCGCGTCCGAACCGGCCGTGTCCGTCACCGGCGTGACGAAGAGTTACGGCGGCCGGCGGGCCGTCGACGGGGTGTCCCTGGACGTCCGGCGCGGCGAGTTCTTCGGGCTGCTCGGCCCGAACGGCGCCGGCAAGTCCACCCTGGTGGAGATCATGGAGGGGCTGCGGCAGGCCGACTCCGGCGAGGTCGCCGTCCTCGGCGAGTCCCCCTGGCCGCGCAACACCGGCCTGCTGCCCCGGATGGGCGTGCAGACCCAGTCCTCGGCGTTCTTCGTGCGGCAGACCGTCCACGAGCACCTGCGCACGGTGGCCGCCCTGTTCGGCGCCGACCGCGCCGCCGTCGACTCCACCCTGGAGGCGGTGGGGCTCGGCGACCGGCACGGCGTCCGGGTCGACAGCCTCTCCGGCGGCCAGCGGCAGCGGCTCGCCATCGCCTCCGCGCTGGTCCACGGACCCGAGCTGATCTTCCTCGACGAGCCGACCGCGGCGCTCGACCCGGCCGGACGCCGCGATCTGTGGGAGGTGCTGCGCGGCCTGAAGGCGCGCGGCCGGACCATCGTCTACACCACGCACCACCTGGACGAGGCCGAGGCACTCTGCGACCGCGTCGGCATCCTGGTCTCCGGCCGCCTCGTCGTCACCGACGAACCACAGCGCCTGATCGGCACCTTCGGCGCCGGCAGCCGCCTGCTGGTCCCGCTCGGCCGCATCGACGAGGAACGGGCCGCCGCGCTGCCCGGCGTGGACGCCGTCAGCGTCCAGGGCGGGCACCTCGTCCTGGAGACCCGCGCCACCGGCCGCGTCCTCGCCGCCCTCGACCCCCTCACCGGCCTGGACGGGGTGCAGACCCGCACCCCGAGCCTGGAGGACGTCTACCTCGACATCACCACCCGGCCGACCGGCACCCCCCTCGCCCCGAACCACCAGGAGCAGCAGGCATGA
- a CDS encoding ABC transporter permease: MSAYTALTGAGYRAQVRDKTTVFFTFAFPLIFLVVFGLVFRGRDVEESGFSYLSYTAAGVLSWGVANAAVFGIGFTLMQWRADDILRMIRMSPAPLSSVIGSRYVLALGVGLVQSVLFVGVAMLPGFDLVPDSRWPLLIPVLALGITTFLLLGVVIGSIADTPESVAAIANFLMLPMAFLSGSFFPLDAMPDWLQKISLVLPLRYLNDAVSAALVGRGDLSDVGVGCLGLVVFAVVFGALAARLFRWTKTS; this comes from the coding sequence ATGAGCGCCTACACCGCGCTGACCGGGGCGGGCTACCGCGCCCAGGTCCGCGACAAGACCACCGTCTTCTTCACCTTCGCCTTCCCGCTGATCTTCCTCGTCGTCTTCGGCCTCGTCTTCCGCGGCCGGGACGTCGAGGAGAGCGGCTTCTCCTACCTCTCCTACACCGCCGCGGGCGTGCTCTCCTGGGGCGTGGCCAACGCCGCCGTCTTCGGCATCGGCTTCACCCTGATGCAGTGGCGCGCGGACGACATCCTGCGCATGATCCGCATGTCGCCGGCCCCGCTGTCCTCCGTCATCGGCTCCCGCTACGTCCTCGCGCTGGGCGTGGGCCTGGTCCAGTCGGTGCTGTTCGTCGGGGTGGCGATGCTGCCCGGCTTCGATCTGGTGCCGGACTCCCGGTGGCCGCTGCTGATCCCCGTGCTCGCCCTCGGCATCACCACCTTCCTGCTGCTCGGCGTGGTCATCGGCAGCATCGCCGACACCCCCGAGTCGGTCGCCGCCATCGCCAACTTCCTGATGCTGCCGATGGCGTTCCTGTCCGGGTCGTTCTTCCCGCTGGACGCCATGCCGGACTGGCTCCAGAAGATCTCCCTGGTGCTGCCGCTGCGCTACCTGAACGACGCGGTCTCGGCCGCCCTCGTCGGCCGCGGCGACCTCTCCGACGTCGGCGTGGGCTGCCTCGGGCTGGTCGTGTTCGCCGTGGTCTTCGGCGCGCTCGCGGCGCGCCTCTTCCGCTGGACGAAGACCTCATGA